A single window of Leishmania panamensis strain MHOM/PA/94/PSC-1 chromosome 35 sequence DNA harbors:
- a CDS encoding hypothetical protein (TriTrypDB/GeneDB-style sysID: LpmP.35.2500): MMLWKHTCDVCHRSVCDDCAPRSTKSAGAKGEITNLRVCKTCGTTGHRLGKAVNDNSATDGTQGTGAARPDPNSETERELRVRLIEERNKAQQRRGCPQLARSASGSRATVAGEKPASPAPAPSSPAPALSRTSVSSPAALPSPLQNSENPEHPVSPALEAAMRRQLQQQQARGCAASSSLAAKMSPKKKRLLFEIETLLEKHREDPPFGLRASDETKLRGYLQFLKTKYHSN; this comes from the coding sequence ATGATGCTATGGAAGCACACATGCGATGTATGTCACCGTAGCGTGTGCGACGACTGCGCCCCTCGCAGCACCAAGAGCGCTGGAGCCAAGGGCGAAATAACAAATTTGCGGGTGTGCAAGACCTGTGGCACCACAGGCCACCGCCTCGGCAAGGCGGTTAATGACAACTCCGCTACCGATGGTACGCAGGGCACAGGCGCTGCTCGCCCCGACCCGAATAGTGAGACTGAGCGAGAGCTTCGTGTGCGCCTCATCGAAGAGCGCAACAAGGCACAGCAACGGCGTGGATGCCCTCAACTTGCGCGCAGCGCAAGCGGCTCCAGAGCCACGGTTGCTGGTGAGAAACCTGCTTCGCCCGCTCCGGCTCCCTCATCTCCTGCACCAGCCCTGTCAAGGACGTCAGTCTCATCTCCGGCTGCTCTGCCATCACCACTCCAAAACTCTGAAAACCCAGAGCATCCGGTCAGCCCTGCCCTAGAGGCGGCGATGAgacgccagctgcagcaacaacaagcGCGTGGTTGCGCTGCGTCATCGTCACTGGCGGCCAAGATGTCtccaaagaagaagcggctCCTTTTCGAGATTGAGACGCTCCTAGAGAAGCATCGCGAGGATCCGCCGTTTGGCTTGCGAGCGTCGGATGAAACGAAGCTGCGAGGATACCTTCAGTTCCTCAAGACGAAGTATCATTCGAACTAG
- a CDS encoding hypothetical protein (TriTrypDB/GeneDB-style sysID: LpmP.35.2460): MLSEGEYHLVAVAFQSMDPNNTGLVPLSEVKKRYFAHEHPRVKEGSMAPSAARDTLDYHFGVCAADHGGSITFDEFLAYHEKIADEAYDEHVGDVAAFTEKTIMKLWRLGDLLLPTGVRPVFPVAQPPTGLYASTNMTLVWVEPRQIDASPASGQQSPSIGGTATPSINAYGAVHASDLFVLRGVKDVVRSIFARGDLPEELQGYFAYPEELTGLAVDYVAPRVSIQRWYDFTWEYAEGKYCGVEGIISIRVDLESLPAGLRQFVCDHATAVSRGTTWIQTRPMVNPMYKKTSSAYGYGVNEECRKIHRWKVKTFEGKQYGNQYHGLCGKYFAKMKEPLKCSTTTGMNM; the protein is encoded by the coding sequence ATGCTGAGCGAGGGCGAGTATCACCTGGTGGCCGTGGCCTTTCAGTCCATGGACCCCAATAACACCGGTCTGGTTCCCCTAAGCGAAGTCAAGAAGCGGTACTTCGCGCACGAGCATCCGCGCGTGAAGGAGGGAAGCATGGCTCCATCTGCCGCACGCGACACGTTGGACTACCACTTCGGCGTCTGCGCTGCTGATCACGGGGGCAGCATCACCTTCGACGAATTCCTAGCATACCACGAAAAGATTGCCGACGAGGCATACGACGAACATGTCGGCGACGTCGCAGCCTTCACAGAGAAGACGATTATGAAGCTTTGGAGACTCGGCGACTTGTTGCTGCCGACGGGCGTGCGTCCCGTCTTTCCGGTCGCGCAGCCACCAACCGGGCTGTACGCGTCGACGAACATGACGCTGGTGTGGGTAGAGCCTAGGCAAATAGATGCGTCTCCGGCCTCAGGGCAGCAATCCCCCAGCATCGGAGGTACTGCCACGCCGTCTATCAACGCCTATGGCGCTGTGCACGCCAGTGACCTCTTTGTGCTCCGCGGGGTTAAAGACGTGGTTCGCTCCATCTTTGCCCGCGGTGATCTGccagaggagctgcagggtTACTTTGCGTACCCAGAGGAGCTGACTGGGTTGGCGGTAGACTACGTGGCACCACGTGTATCGATTCAGCGATGGTACGACTTCACGTGGGAGTACGCGGAGGGCAAGTACTGCGGCGTCGAAGGCATCATCTCTATCCGTGTCGACCTAGAATCCCTGCCCGCTGGTCTACGGCAGTTTGTCTGCGATCATGCCACGGCGGTCTCCCGTGGTACGACGTGGATCCAGACACGGCCCATGGTGAACCCCATGTACAAAAAGACGAGCTCCGCCTACGGGTACGGCGTCAACGAGGAGTGTCGAAAAATCCACCGCTGGAAGGTGAAGACCTTTGAGGGGAAGCAGTACGGCAATCAATACCACGGCCTCTGTGGCAAGTACTTTGCCAAGATGAAGGAGCCGCTGAAGTGCAGCACCACGACGGGCATGAATATGTGA
- a CDS encoding hypothetical protein (TriTrypDB/GeneDB-style sysID: LpmP.35.2470), which yields MTVSLHDLIKEWEVVNEELYRASQESHKRYPFPGSSYSCSDDSDRVGEDPSSTSPLPFSTTTYARVYSLLSRMRHIAEDPCYNSFYIIQHLLWVTIVAWANQMASMSDNFIRLPIGMRQYHESSSPCTTRSGGSKHGDKNDDTAKPAPSASTPLQRTSFPCALLQPLEFWDPSVLGEMTDTSCCKPDSLHDASLHRAPNLPEVWSNAVQRIFALWCSTPTAGSRSKSAQTCDMQSARGTAAPTTLQYAHIWVIVAQHYHRFKSLLSLFFLRYDVLLEDAEEQRPQEGGYRSGLPDGQAQRAETNAPLPASLLLRRRGGISRGSSFSISPGDAASATEVDSRNSSTSTPAAPSADDKVTQHVYKQARVSSRLPSSSLSTANLLGHLMRSIANENLSKIYEVTREAILSLLLPRVHRARLRHQSTIPASGSGCSSQLPHCALPQDNTAMGEADTAKEASSALTTAQPPAGVPNWHSDEHDEDHEDDDLVVWSSPPSPLLAYTAASFGHDNGDAPAPAQRAGASATTSREGKRVQHEEYVIRSIFKLLLMIEDCRVHALQRWLVESSKRVAFFYGSQLAMNLFDDATPQPAAFAHDPSPCDPSVTTITTTRTLADANRVLRETLQAYVRLRAKLLFLNAGTTHFLDALTPWGRTRMLESLNAFLCGFCGVILPSDGKAPNKTTALPSNQQPNQAAASPVSGCNESVPFTPMNTAVADFAQKWGVPLWVAMCSDAQQRMEALRHVKEERSNRPKNSMALAESEYGHVMQPAKYQQQQRATEGWSDKEMGENDHWSGGPDNTGTSSAPVTSSLIAAAVSAGDDSHADKPDTHDRHSVASTELEDAVSHTTSVAWPPRSPTVANGCRDGSSDNGMHRHGGVEETGRALTRRRGRGLDLKRVLHQQQQRRARLGDVKLPQRGITASRSGAPVASSEDGGEVVESLYTGETTSAEEDGSLFAAAMGTGNDGSTISQLRHDTSAAATGERQRGGGQDITTAAGFPMKRFSRSAELHQVATLPDEGFPCLLYLMPRRSRFVILDKAAAAVQQQLFTCFSANVQAYLTDYLAECETAAAAAAADQRAALASQKKKRERAAHVTTMGGIASCTNAAAATPVDIVRPFPHPVLARMTFLLEMTYAALHGRDGATSDSRDDHTEGNNGSGDGGSRPPLMETGLTATGQELGAAFLEQCNGEFDSVVSTTLSAPKSPALLTIAAVRKGFQCFLTSLEKRASLTLAQALCGLVQQGATQQPPAAQLDAVDTILNMASLLNSKDMFVMLLKGYLAPQMMMCRSKSELVVELQVVDRMAYRLGAAVAAPCLTLLRDLQLAISDPRITIKPPPPSGARAGLAKGWKLNVAYESLSGGNRKGDGDEYRSASSGGVTEEYAQRAARRDSETLDAVHPSLHCTLGLIHHVRVLCRAWWQPHTAVLLTSRRLRQLWERHQLLDERVVDSVLSVEWKYDGHSEPFRGYGQLVRLREGEDNSHLRPPSLSDGGSAKSMWGSLSSDLEGDHSRCGNGGQNSGSLTAGTQLRTVTAAAVVRGFSSALGNAVRRTGRQAGDFGYHDSDNESEDYREAYGGLLTLSTLQQYRNAYAPSSSSYRGSNLSSIGSPGAGGEHWGASDGRQSTTADDRASTTVPADGQLVRRRLYWPLGDGQLVFYLFSKGAASAGHSVSQAVQILGPPLTYLICQLLDRASEQPYTFSALHGAFPVQVPKPLLAHILHELVKANVVVRSVAAGTRQLTYLLCDDTRKVRQRKVIVDVRAATQQQWVTQMMTMTGADAAGEGEDDNSERGSARDSAFLASPKEVTTAFSKLSPKPAPQVHLNASAEAEAAPNAAVDNLSSLTYSVDCTHKIKVCIVRIMKVERVLSHCELVEHVALALKGQLVVTPSQLKRCVTQLIEREFLQRGEQGEYIFVS from the coding sequence ATGACGGTGTCCCTACATGACTTGATCAAAGAATGGGAGGTAGTGAACGAGGAGTTGTATAGGGCCTCCCAGGAGTCGCACAAGCGCTATCCGTTCCCGGGGAGCAGCTACAGCTGCTCAGATGACAGCGATCGCGTCGGGGAAGACCCCTCGTCCACCTCCCCTCTACCtttcagcaccaccacgtaCGCACGCGTGTACAGCCTCCTCTCACGCATGCGCCACATTGCGGAGGATCCGTGTTACAACTCCTTCTATATTATACAGCATCTCCTGTGGGTGACCATCGTCGCGTGGGCAAATCAGATGGCAAGCATGTCCGATAATTTTATTCGACTCCCAATAGGAATGCGACAGTACCACGAGTCGTCATCACCGTGCACAACACGAAGCGGTGGCTCAAAGCACGGCGATAAAAACGACGACACAGCTAAGCCAGCGCCTTCGGCGTCCACTCCGCTTCAGCGCACATCGTTCCCATGTGCTCTGCTCCAGCCGTTAGAGTTTTGGGACCCTAGTGTGCTGGGGGAGATGACAGACACGTCATGTTGCAAACCGGACAGCCTACACGACGCGTCTCTCCACCGCGCTCCAAACCTGCCCGAGGTGTGGAGCAACGCCGTGCAGCGCATCTTCGCACTGTGGTGTTCTACACCAACGGCTGGCTCCCGTTCAAAATCTGCACAAACATGCGACATGCAAAGTGctcgcggcactgcagcccCAACGACATTACAGTACGCGCACATCTGGGTCATTGTAGCACAGCACTACCACCGCTTCAAATCActgctgtctctcttctttctccgcTACGACGTGCTGCTCGAGgacgcagaggagcagcgaccGCAGGAGGGCGGCTACCGCAGCGGCCTTCCTGATGGGCAGGCGCAACGCGCTGAAACAaacgcaccgctgccggcgtcgcttttgctgcgtcgccgaggGGGAATTTCGCGTGGGTCATCTTTCAGCATCAGCCCTGGAGATGCGGCGAGTGCCACTGAGGTAGACAGCAGAAatagcagcaccagcactcCTGCAGCCCCGTCTGCCGATGACAAAGTCACACAACATGTCTACAAGCAAGCTCGCGTATCGTCGCgtctgccctcctcctccctcagcACTGCTAACCTTCTCGGCCATCTTATGCGAAGCATTGCAAACGAGAACCTTTCAAAGATCTACGAAGTGACTCGTGAAgccattctctctctcttgctacCGCGCGTCCACCGTGCTCGCCTGCGACACCAGAGCACGATACCTGCCAGTGGCTCGGGCTGCTCCTCGCAGCTGCCTCATTGCGCGCTGCCGCAAGATAACACCGCAATGGGTGAGGCAGATACAGCAAAGGAAGCGTCATCAGCATTAACAACAGCTCAACCGCCCGCTGGTGTGCCCAATTGGCACAGCGATGAACATGACGAAGACCATGAGGACGACGATCTCGTCGTCTGGTCATCGCCGCCCTCACCACTACTCGCCTACACAGCCGCGTCTTTTGGCCACGACAACGGCgatgcgcctgcgccagctcAGAGGGCAGGCGCATCTGCTACAACATCTCGGGAAGGAAAACGAGTGCAGCACGAGGAGTACGTTATTCGCAGTATATTTAAGCTTCTTCTCATGATAGAAGACTGTCGTGTGCACGCACTCCAGCGCTGGCTTGTCGAGAGTAGCAAGCGTGTTGCCTTCTTCTATGGTTCGCAGCTTGCCATGAACCTTTTCGACGATGCCACGCCGCAGCCAGCGGCGTTTGCCCACGACCCCTCGCCCTGTGATCCCTCCGTCACGACCATCACCACAACGCGCACCCTCGCAGATGCGAATCGGGTACTTCGCGAAACTCTGCAAGCGTACGTGCGTCTTCGTGCTAAGTTGCTCTTCCTGAATGCCGGTACGACGCACTTTCTAGACGCCCTGACCCCATGGGGGCGGACGCGCATGCTGGAGAGCCTGAACGCTTTCCTCTGCGGCTTCTGCGGAGTTATCCTGCCTTCGGATGGCAAAGCGCCCAACAAGACCACCGCTCTACCGTCCAATCAGCAACCGAACcaagcagcggcgtcaccgGTGAGCGGCTGCAATGAGTCGGTTCCCTTCACCCCGATGAAcactgccgtcgccgacTTTGCTCAGAAGTGGGGTGTGCCGCTTTGGGTCGCCATGTGCAGCGATGCACAACAGCGCATGGAGGCACTGAGGCATGTCAAGGAAGAGCGTTCCAATCGACCAAAGAACTCTATGGCACTAGCCGAGAGCGAGTACGGGCACGTTATGCAGCCCGCTAAatatcagcagcagcaacgtgCGACAGAGGGATGGTCAGACAAGGAGATGGGGGAGAATGACCACTGGAGCGGCGGCCCTGACAACACGGGCACGTCATCGGCGCCTGTCACGTCCTCcctcatcgctgccgccgttaGTGCCGGCGATGATAGTCATGCCGACAAGCCCGACACGCACGACCGTCACTCCGTCGCTTCTACCGAACTGGAGGATGCTGTGTCGCACACGACCAGTGTCGCCTGGCCACCGAGGTCGCCGACCGTTGCGAACGGTTGCAgggacggcagcagcgacaatgGCATGCACCGCCATGGCGGTGTCGAGGAGACGGGTCGAGCTTTAACTCGACGCCGTGGCAGAGGTCTGGATCTAAAACGTGTCCTgcaccaacaacaacaacgtcGCGCGCGCCTCGGTGACGTAAAGCTCCCACAGAGAGGGATAACGGCAAGTAGAAGTGGGGCCCCAGTCGCGAGCagcgaggatggcggcgaAGTAGTTGAGAGCCTCTACACAGGGGAGACGACATCGGCGGAGGAAGATGGCTCTTTGTTTGCCGCTGCTATGGGAACTGGAAATGATGGCAGCACCATAAGTCAACTACGCCACGACACCAGTGCGGCCGCAACAGGGGAGAGGCAACGCGGTGGTGGTCAAGATATTACCACAGCTGCCGGTTTCCCCATGAAGCGCTTTTCTCGCTCCGCAGAGCTACACCAGGTCGCCACCTTGCCAGATGAAGGGTTCCCGTGTCTTCTCTACCTGATGCCGCGCCGTAGCCGCTTCGTGATCCTagacaaagcagcagcagctgtacagcagcagctcttcacgTGCTTTAGCGCCAACGTCCAAGCCTACCTTACTGACTACCTGGCGGAGTGCGAaaccgcagcggcagcggcggcggcagatcAGCGCGCAGCATTGGCCTcgcagaaaaagaagagagagagggcagctCACGTGACGACCATGGGAGGGATTGCGAGCTGCAccaacgctgccgctgccacccccGTCGACATTGTAAGACCATTTCCCCACCCCGTTCTTGCTCGTATGACTTTCCTTTTGGAGATGACATACGCTGCACTGCATGGCCGCGACGGCGCTACGAGCGATAGTCGCGATGACCACACCGAGGGTAATAACGGTAGCGGGGATGGTGGTAGTCGACCCCCGCTGATGGAGACaggcctcaccgccaccgggCAGGAGCTCGGCGCCGCCTTTCTCGAACAGTGCAACGGTGAGTTTGACAGTGTGGTGTCCACAACACTTTCCGCGCCAAAGTCACCGGCCTTGCTGACCATTGCCGCCGTCCGAAAGGGCTTCCAATGCTTTCTCACCTCCCTAGAAAAACGTGCCTCGTTGACactggcgcaggcgctgtGTGGCCTTGTGCAGCAGGGTGCGACCCAGCAGCCGCCCGCAGCCCAGCTGGATGCGGTGGACACCATTCTAAATATGGCCTCACTGCTCAACTCTAAGGACATGTTTGTAATGCTGCTAAAGGGCTACCTCGCACCCCAGATGATGATGTGCCGATCGAAGTCCGAGCttgtggtggagctgcaagTAGTGGACCGTATGGCCTACCGCCTtggcgcggcagtggcagcgccgtgccTTACACTGCTGAGGgacctgcagctggccaTCTCCGATCCCCGCATTACGATAAaaccgccgcctccctctggcgcacgcgcaggccTTGCGAAGGGGTGGAAGCTGAATGTTGCATACGAGAGTCTAAGCGGAGGGAACAGGAAgggtgacggcgacgagTATAGAAGCGCGAGTAGCGGAGGTGTGACCGAAGAATATGCACAGCGCGCAGCAAGGCGAGACTCAGAGACGCTGGACGCCGTTCATCCCTCACTCCATTGCACCTTGGGCCTTATCCACCACGTTCGCGTCCTTTGTCGAGCCTGGTGGCAGCCGCACACAGCCGTGCTGCTGACTTCCCGGCGGCTGCGTCAGCTGTGGGAGCGGCATCAGCTCCTAGACGAGCGCGTTGTCGACTCGGTACTGAGCGTCGAGTGGAAGTACGACGGGCACTCTGAACCATTTCGTGGCTACGGACAACTAGTCAGACTGAGGGAAGGCGAAGACAACAGTCATCTGCGGCCTCCGTCTCTCAGTGATGGTGGAAGCGCGAAGAGCATGTGGGGCAGTCTGAGTAGTGACCTCGAGGGAGATCATTCTCGATGCGGCAATGGAGGCCAGAACTCCGGATCCCTCACTGCAGggacgcagctgcgcactgtgACGGCAGCCGCGGTCGTGCGAGGCTTCTCCTCAGCTCTGGGCAATGCGGTGCGTCGCACAGGTCGTCAGGCTGGTGACTTTGGCTATCATGATTCCGATAACGAATCAGAGGACTACAGGGAGGCCTATGGTGGGCTGCTGACGCTgagcacgctgcagcagtaccgCAATGCGTACGCGCCGTCAAGCTCGTCGTACAGAGGCAGTAACCTCTCGTCTATTGGCAGCCCCGGTGCAGGCGGCGAGCACTGGGGGGCTTCTGATGGAAGGCAAAGCACCACTGCCGACGACCGCGCCTCAACCACTGTACCGGCGGACGGGCAGttggtgcggcggcgactGTATTGGCCACTGGGAGATGGCCAGTTGGTCTTCTACCTCTTCTCCAAGGGAGCAGCAAGTGCTGGTCATAGCGTCTCCCAGGCCGTGCAGATCCTCGGACCACCGCTTACGTATCTCATATGTCAGCTGCTGGACCGCGCAAGTGAGCAGCCGTACACCTTCAGCGCGCTGCACGGGGCGTTTCCAGTGCAGGTACCAAAGCCGCTGCTCGCCCATATCCTGCACGAGCTTGTCAAGGCTAATGTCGTCGTGCGCAGCGTGGCTGCCGGTACTCGGCAGCTAACGTATCTTCTTTGTGACGACACGCGCAAGGTTCGTCAGCGCAAGGTCATCGTTGACGTACGCGCCGCAACACAGCAACAGTGGGTGACGCAGATGATGACTATGACGGGCGCAGACGCCGCTGGCGAAGGTGAAGACGACAACTctgagagaggcagcgctcGTGACTCTGCATTCCTGGCGAGCCCAAAGGAAGTCACCACTGCCTTTTCCAAGCTATCACCGAAACCGGCACCGCAGGTGCACCTCAACGCATCCGCCGAGGCAGAAGCTGCACCGAACGCCGCAGTCGACAATCTGTCATCGCTGACCTACTCGGTAGACTGCACACACAAAATAAAGGTGTGTATTGTGCGCATCATGAAGGTAGAGCGCGTTCTCTCGCATTGCGAGCTGGTGGAGCACGTCGCGCTCGCACTGAAGGGCCAGTTGGTGGTCACCCCCAGCCAGCTCAAGCGCTGTGTCACGCAGCTCATCGAGAGGGAGTTTCTCCAGCGGGGGGAGCAAGGGGAATACATATTCGTATCGTAA
- a CDS encoding dipeptidyl-peptidase 8-like serine peptidase, putative (TriTrypDB/GeneDB-style sysID: LpmP.35.2480) yields MPPTPLNSYVDELSRYTEAFMSVAGKPQQLIIVGDRVYWTQGKHQELFSAPVGVEAAEAVRVIASEEQEVAKEKKLTKEEEMLRERTRSQTTGIKNFHVRHSDGAIFYTSGVDMYVYYQNGPRAGKAPLKLFDFMSEDNKAHLKAMGNKPNLFVQPIESFDELHPSDHTIMTFVNNNNVYKATLHENPECEGVPLTVSVEQITHIGDDLHQSGVADYIIQEEFLRYTGHYATDRYVVFSYIDSSRMRSVALLSSLGASEVPAVEPASLSYATEMEEMPYPRVGDSNARTTLVVYDTATKQMRLLPDAAIHKVAPWTEYILRFGFKDADTLYVSVLSRAQEDYAVMSCLIASLPVISKEEDLQALYSDKDGKTTEKIICDAVMPELHVEWQQHIGFAWVECQPGPPIHYGKAYDVLCRHAAETETAHYHLYARPTGACDPEAWKPLTAGAWNVCPGLQHVSEDRVYFLANAEGRLKRTLYSVPLSLKKAPHNADALTRLTPLDEHVYSYCVKGDHLYYVSSTAATPAKLYASCVSSPQKRTQVTAPSRIATAPGVDPAVTADLTQNFAGLPVVTPKIVTVTSRRGVPLSAAVFISPSAPTDAPGPLALFVYGGPHAQLVFENDYETRCKATVQVLLQHGVSVAVVDNQMSNANGLRDLSICKRNLGSFETNDYVDVTQYLCNAPASESGLPASFRVDAKRVAIFGWSYGGYATLLAMCQAADIFRIGFAGAPVGDWKLYDTGYTERYMGTLYEDGDAGSGASRMRNEAYMTSTISHYACGFPDECNRLYIAHGLLDENVHFGNSCHVVKALIDNSKPYSMLIYPGERHSLRQNHQSRLHHDALLVKTLEEQL; encoded by the coding sequence ATGCCCCCGACGCCGCTGAATAGCTATGTGGACGAGCTGTCTCGGTACACGGAAGCCTTCATGTCTGTAGCGGGCAAACCGCAGCAACTCATCATTGTCGGTGATCGTGTCTACTGGACGCAGGGCAAGCACCAGGAGCTGTTCTCGGCGCCAGTCGGTGTGGAAGCCGCCGAGGCTGTCCGTGTCATCGCCTCGGAGGAGCAGGAAGtcgcaaaagagaagaaactcaccaaagaggaggaaatgCTTCGCGAGCGGACGCGCAGCCAGACGACGGGCATCAAGAATTTTCACGTTCGCCACAGTGATGGCGCCATCTTCTACACAAGCGGCGTCGACATGTATGTCTACTACCAGAACGGGCCACGTGCTGGCAAGGCCCCTCTGAAGCTGTTCGACTTCATGTCGGAGGACAACAAGGCGCACCTCAAGGCGATGGGCAACAAGCCCAACCTCTTTGTGCAGCCTATCGAGTCCTTTGATGAGTTGCATCCGAGCGACCACACCATCATGACGTTTGTCAACAACAACAATGTGTACAAGGCGACTCTGCACGAGAACCCCGAGTGCGAGGGGGTGCCACTGACCGTCTCTGTGGAGCAGATCACGCACATCGGCGACGACCTGCACCAAAGCGGCGTGGCGGATTACATTATCCAGGAAGAGTTCTTGCGGTATACGGGGCACTACGCGACGGACCGGTACGTTGTCTTCTCCTACATCGACTCCTCCCGCATGCGATCTGTCGCCCTCCTCAGCAGCCTGGGGGCTTCTGAGGTGCCAGCAGTGGAACCGGCGTCGCTGTCCTATGCgacagagatggaggagatgccgTACCCCCGCGTCGGTGACtcaaacgcacgcacaacacTCGTCGTGTACGACACCGCCACGAAGCAGATGCGCCTGCTCCCCGACGCTGCAATTCATAAAGTGGCACCGTGGACGGAGTATATTCTTCGCTTCGGCTTCAAAGATGCAGACACGCTCTACGTATCGGTCCTGAGTCGCGCGCAAGAGGACTACGCGGTGATGAGCTGCCTGATCGCATCGCTACCCGTCATCTCCAAAGAGGAAGACCTGCAGGCTCTCTACAGTGACAAGGACGGCAAAACCACGGAAAAAATTATTTGTGATGCCGTCATGCCGGAGCTGCACGtggagtggcagcagcacattgGCTTTGCGTGGGTGGAGTGCCAGCCCGGGCCGCCAATACACTACGGCAAGGCGTACGACGTGCTTTGTCGCCACGcagcagagacagagacggCGCACTATCACCTCTACGCTCGTCCCACCGGCGCCTGCGATCCAGAGGCATGGAAACCGCTGACGGCGGGAGCGTGGAACGTGTGCCCAGGTCTGCAGCATGTGTCTGAGGACCGCGTGTACTTTCTGGCTAACGCTGAAGGGCGCCTGAAGCGCACGCTCTACTccgtgccgctgtcgctgaaaAAAGCGCCGCACAACGCCGACGCACTGACGCGCCTCACCCCGCTGGACGAGCACGTCTACAGCTACTGTGTCAAGGGTGATCATCTCTACTATGTCTCTAGCACCGCAGCTACACCAGCGAAGCTCTACGCGAGCTGCGTCTCATCACCGCAAAAGAGAACGCAAGTAACCGCTCCGTCGCGGATTGCCACAGCGCCCGGAGTCGATCCCGCAGTAACAGCGGATTTGACCCAGAACTTTGCAGGCCTGCCTGTCGTGACTCCAAAAATTGTGACCGTGACGAGCCGTCGTGGGGTACCACTGAGTGCAGCGGTTTTTATCTCGCCCAGCGCCCCAACGGATGCACCAGGGCCACTTGCTCTGTTTGTCTACGGCGGACCACATGCGCAGCTTGTATTCGAGAACGACTACGAGACTCGTTGCAAGGCCacggtgcaggtgctgctgcagcacggcgtcTCCGTTGCCGTAGTGGACAACCAAATGAGTAACGCCAATGGGCTGCGCGACTTAAGCATCTGCAAGAGGAACTTGGGCAGCTTCGAGACAAACGACTACGTCGATGTGACGCAGTACCTTTGCAATGCACCGGCATCCGAGAGCGGTCTTCCCGCCAGCTTTCGCGTCGACGCGAAGCGTGTGGCAATCTTTGGCTGGTCCTACGGTGGCTATGCAACCCTGCTCGCCATGTGCCAGGCGGCCGATATCTTTCGGATAGGCTTCGCCGGTGCGCCAGTTGGCGACTGGAAGCTCTATGACACGGGCTACACAGAGCGCTACATGGGAACCCTCTACgaagacggcgacgctggcagcggcgcatcgcGAATGAGGAACGAGGCGTACATGACGTCGACCATCAGTCATTACGCCTGTGGCTTTCCCGATGAGTGCAACCGTCTCTACATTGCACACGGTCTTCTCGACGAGAACGTGCACTTTGGCAACAGCTGCCATGTGGTGAAGGCATTAATAGACAACTCCAAACCGTACAGCATGCTGATATACCCCGGAGAGCGCCACAGTCTGCGCCAGAACCACCAATCACGCCTGCACCACGACGCACTGCTCGTCAAGACACTAGAAGAGCAGCTCTAG
- a CDS encoding caltractin, putative (TriTrypDB/GeneDB-style sysID: LpmP.35.2490), with amino-acid sequence MQDVRRALYTITGQRVTRSELLKLIAFAQDAVAKQQQAMQHQQDQVTCLHRPKMASPEAQGSPSVTTITDGEVMSFSGNIRSPSQAGASISTLSVRAESPMNPQAAAATEASTPAPTVRNQICFVSPRSHLLDSSEGIDLDVFEQIVLRKLKHRNYEEELAYTFALLEDKSYLGFITKESVRRAATETGEALTEAEIAEMFDPLVTGVSTAAVDLSTFTDLQLKARKAEDS; translated from the coding sequence ATGCAGGATGTGAGGCGTGCCCTCTACACCATCACCGGCCAGCGTGTGACGCGCTCGGAGCTGCTTAAACTAATCGCCTTCGCTCAGGACGCGGTGGctaagcagcagcaggcaatgCAACATCAACAGGATCAGGTAACATGTCTACACCGCCCTAAAATGGCGAGCCCCGAAGCACAAGGTTCGCCGTCTGTGACGACAATCACAGATGGCGAGGTGATGAGCTTCTCGGGTAACATCCGTTCACCTAGTCAAGCAGGCGCATCCATTAGCACCTTGAGTGTGCGAGCGGAGTCCCCGATGAATCCgcaagccgctgctgcaacagAAGCCTCGACCCCCGCACCCACTGTTCGGAACCAAATCTGTTTTGTTTCACCCCGCTCTCATTTGCtggacagcagcgagggcatCGATCTCGATGTCTTTGAGCAGATCGTTCTGCGTAAGCTTAAGCACCGAAACTATGAGGAGGAACTAGCGTACACCTTCGCGCTGCTCGAAGATAAGTCTTATCTCGGCTTCATCACAAAGGAGAGCGTGCGCCGTGCAGCCACCGAGACAGGCGAGGCACTGACGGAGGCCGAGATTGCGGAAATGTTCGACCCACTCGTGACGGGGGTGTCGACCGCTGCGGTGGATCTCTCAACGTTCACGGACCTTCAGCTGAAAGCTCGCAAAGCAGAGGATTCCTGA